From Psychroflexus torquis ATCC 700755, the proteins below share one genomic window:
- a CDS encoding cytochrome P450, which produces MTSSTHFPEVPVIEFLKHAGNILKNPLPFHQKNFEALGNTFRLNLGLGNSVVFSRDPEFAIYALRDNQKNFKKTDIQTKDLAKYVGHGLLTSEGQKWKSQRKLIQPAFHKKNIYSLLDVMVEAIDKELERIEVDTPIDIFPIFNDLAFKVVVKSLFSDAINAEEISRLQYITEETQKMLVKELRQPYKKWWFVLSQELKRNLNLSREARDLLIRIIKRRQNSNSESKDLLDMLLALTYEDGSKMNQEQLIDEILILFIAGHETTSNALSFTVQLIGQDEHVQEKLVSEIDLLEDHSFFDILKDSKYTENVIQESMRLFPPVYFIDRQNIERDTFKGFEIPQGTTLLFSVHQIHRNATNWENPNKFMPERFQDSRSVSNFYFPFGAGPRKCIGNNFAMYEITLAINRLLKTYKIEQVNKEIEIQPLISLKPKNAIVKFSKR; this is translated from the coding sequence ATGACATCTTCCACTCATTTCCCTGAGGTTCCTGTAATTGAGTTTTTAAAACATGCAGGTAATATTCTAAAGAACCCTTTACCTTTTCACCAAAAGAACTTTGAAGCCTTAGGAAACACTTTTAGATTAAATCTAGGCTTAGGCAATTCAGTGGTTTTTTCTAGAGACCCTGAATTTGCCATTTATGCCTTAAGGGACAACCAAAAGAATTTTAAGAAAACCGATATCCAAACTAAAGACTTGGCCAAGTATGTAGGTCACGGACTATTGACTTCTGAAGGACAAAAATGGAAATCACAGCGAAAATTAATTCAGCCAGCTTTTCACAAAAAAAACATCTACTCCCTTCTAGATGTTATGGTAGAAGCCATAGACAAAGAACTAGAAAGAATAGAGGTCGATACTCCTATAGATATCTTTCCGATATTTAATGATCTTGCTTTTAAAGTTGTGGTAAAAAGCTTGTTTAGCGATGCCATAAATGCAGAAGAAATTTCTCGCTTGCAGTATATCACAGAAGAAACTCAAAAAATGCTGGTTAAAGAATTAAGGCAGCCCTATAAAAAATGGTGGTTTGTTCTAAGCCAGGAATTAAAAAGAAACTTGAATTTAAGCCGAGAAGCTAGAGATTTGCTCATTCGAATTATAAAAAGACGGCAAAATTCTAACTCTGAAAGTAAAGATTTACTAGACATGCTTTTGGCTTTGACCTATGAAGATGGTTCTAAGATGAATCAAGAACAATTGATAGATGAAATTTTAATTTTATTTATTGCTGGCCATGAAACTACCTCCAACGCTTTGTCTTTTACGGTTCAGTTGATAGGTCAAGATGAACATGTACAAGAAAAATTAGTTTCAGAAATAGATCTTCTTGAAGACCATTCTTTCTTTGATATTTTGAAAGATAGTAAGTATACTGAGAATGTCATACAGGAATCTATGCGCCTTTTTCCTCCAGTTTACTTTATAGATCGGCAGAATATTGAGCGTGATACTTTCAAAGGATTTGAAATTCCACAAGGAACCACTCTCCTTTTTTCTGTACACCAAATCCATAGAAATGCTACAAACTGGGAAAATCCGAACAAATTTATGCCAGAACGGTTTCAGGATTCAAGAAGCGTAAGTAATTTTTATTTTCCTTTTGGCGCAGGACCTAGAAAATGTATAGGCAATAATTTTGCAATGTACGAAATCACGTTAGCCATCAACCGGCTGTTAAAAACCTATAAGATCGAACAAGTCAATAAAGAGATTGAAATTCAACCTCTTATTAGTCTTAAGCCAAAAAATGCAATAGTCAAATTCTCTAAACGGTAA